The segment AATCAGGAGCATTCCAAAAAATAGAGCTGCATTATGCAGCTGAGTTTAACAAAGACAATAATTATATTCTCAATATCACTGAACTGAAAAAGTTGGATACAGAAATAAGTACTATAAACAAGAAGATTGCAGAATGTAAAGCGCTTGTACATCAAAAAGAATCAAAATTATCGGATGTAGGTAAAGCTGCAGATAAGATCAGTGCAGAACTACAGAGTATTTTTGGTAGAGGTCACATTAAGTTAGAAGCTGTCGAAAATAATAAGTTTAGAATATTGCGTGATGGGAGAGAAGCCAAAAACTTAAGTGAAGGAGAAAAGACGGCAATTGCATTCTCTTATTTCTTAACTCGCCTTGAAGATCAAGAAACAGACCTCTCAAAAGCCATCGTTTTTATAGATGATCCGATCTCTAGTTTAGATTCAAATCACTTGTACAATACATTTTCAATAATAAAAGCCAAATTGGAGAATTGTAATCAATTATTTGTATCTACACATAACTTTGAGTTTTTTAATTTAATGAAAGACTGGTTTTCAGATATGAAGAAGAAGAAGTGTTGCTATTATCTCATTGAAAGGACAGTGAAGGAAGCAAACGAAGTCTCAAACATAAGTGAATTGCCTTTGTTCTTACTCAACTATAAATCTGAATATCATTATCTCTTTTATAAAATTAAATCTTTTGATTCTAATCCTACTACGGACTTTGAAAATTTATATCAGTTACCAAACATAATAAGAAGATTTTTAGAGGCATTTGTTGGATTCAAGTATGCAGTTGGAGTCAAAAGAGGACTTGAGATATTAATAGCCAATGAGAGTGAAAGAATTAAAATCGATAAATTTGTTAATAATTTTTCTCATCAATCTGGTTTGTCCAGATCTTTAGTGTTAACTGACGTTAATGAATGTAAGAGTATTGTACACATCGTTTTAGAAGCAGTGAAAAATAAGGACAGCGAGCATTATACCTGTTTAGAAGAAATTTACAACACTACTATAACTGCGTTATAGTAAAATATCTGTTAAGGTTAATGATAATCATGCAAAACCCGAAAAAACCACCCTGCACATACTTAATCTTCTTGAATCATCTGGTATGTGAACATCATCCCTTATAAAAGATAAAAGAGTGGTTCAGGAGATATATTCCAGGTACTTGATAAAAGAATATTGCTTCTCATATCTCCTCAGGATTTTAATTGCGTCATCTCTGTTCTTTTTCGGGATACAGCAATCATCCCTTCCGTCGGAATTGTAGTGCTGTAAAAGGTTGATCTTGAGCAGGTCCTGCAGAGCTTTTTTTGCATTACCTTTATTATGTGTGGGAATGCCGTTCAATAGATGAAGTTGGTTTATGTGTTTAGGGCACCAGCGGCTTTGCCTGCATATATTGTACAATATGCGCAGTTCATATTCTGAATAGTCCCTTGCAAGAAAGTCTGTTCCAACCATCAGCATAAAGAAATTATCTCAACTGATATAAACGTACTGTAAAATGCATTTGACAGCTAACCACTATCTTTAAGTAAATAGTAGGTATTATTCTTCATATAGGAGGATTCAAAGTTGGCATTAGAAGATTTTCTCGGAAAAACTTCTGAAATTAAGATCATTGATTTTCTATCCGGGAACTCGGACATAGCTTATAACCAGTCGGAGATAAGCGAATGCACGGGAGTTTCCAGGCAAACTGTGAATCATAAGATTCCCATGCTCATATATAATGGGATTATCGAGATTAAAGAAAAGAAGAAAAACGTTAGTTACTATCAGCTGGCTGATAACAAAATCGTAAAAGCATTAATAGGGTCGGTGTTTGCAAACAGCTTCTTTGTTGCCGGATATGAAGATGACGAAGAAGATGTCATCGAGGACATAAGAAAGGAAACAGGTCCCATTGTTTATGAAGAGAACGCATGTTTCTCCTATGTGCCTGAAACCGGGATGTCCAGGACATTGAACTGGAAATCTTTAAAATGCGGAAGCATAACTTTTGAAGTGCGTGAGAAACATGCTATTCGATGGTCAGAAGAGCGTGGAATTAAAGCGTTAAAAGAAACGCCATACGCACGGCAGGCAATGACCGTAAACCAGCCCCTTGCTTCTGCCTGAGGGATACTATGGAAGATATTGAAGAGCAGCAGGAAAACAAAGAGATACAGGTTGTAAGGACACCACTTTTTGGCAGAACCTACGCCACAAATGCATTGGTTGCAATAACCGACTGTGATGTAAGAATTGAACTGATGAATGAAAAATTCCAGCATGAGGATAAATGGATATATCACAGCGATCACATGGCAATCTTAACCATGCAGGCAGCTAAAAAACTGTTACTTGATCTGAATAAGAAAATATCAAAGTATGAAGAGGAAAACGGCGAGATCGAAGTTAATTCAGACCGCCTGAATGTCGACAACTAACTCTCATACACTGATTTTTTTTAATTTTTAAAACGCATTTGATCTTATGTTACTTTTCCTATGAGGGCCGGACCAGCCCTGAGTAGCAATTCCTGTATAAATGAAGTTCCCCTTCATCTCAGCAATTAATTTAAATATAATCATGTTTTATCTTTAATATACACGCAAGATTCACGAAAATAGCAATCAAATCTGCATAATAGGGTGCTATCAACATGTTAATCGAATTCAAAGCTGAGAATTTCCGTTCGATAAGGAATGAGATCACCTTTAGTTTACTGGCATCATCTGACAGGGCGCTTGAAGAGAACCTGATTGAGCTGGATGCATTGAAGAAGAATGACAGGCTGCTGAAAAGTGCCGCTATTTATGGGGCTAATGCATCTGGAAAGAGCAATATTCTTTTAGCAATGTTCAACCTGCAGAACCTGGTGATGACATCCATAAGGAACCAGGACGGGGACCTACTGCCATTCGAGCCGTTTAAGCTGACACCGGAGTGTATGTCAAAGCCCAGCAGATTCAGTGTGTTTTTTATCAAGAATAATGTCAGGTACAGGTATGCTGTGTCATTTGACAGGACAAAGATAATTGATGAAGAATTGTACTATTACCCGAACAACAGGGAAGCACTGGTCTTTGAAAGAAGGAACACCATCGAGTTCAAATTCACAACCGATAAAAGGATCCAGAATGACATCTCAAAGAGAACTTTGAGCAATGTTCTTTATCTATCCAACTCCGCACAGCAGAATTACGATAAGACCCTGGAAGCCTTCAAATGGTTCAGGGAAGACCTGAGAATAATAGGTGCAAGGACATTATCAGAACAGGGTGAGTATACGATAAAAATGCTCAATCAGGACAATACGTCTAAAAAAGCCATTTTAAAATCACTTGAAAGAGCAGACTTGGGTCTTGTGGATATAATAGCAAGTATAGAGGATGTGGATCTGGCTAACTTACCTATTGAAATATTGAACCAGATACCTCGCATAATTAATACCAACATTGGAAAATGGCAAAAGATCGATATCAATTCGTTCCACCTTGCCAAAGATAAAGATGGCAAGGAACACAATATCTTATTTGATTTCAACACCGAAGAATCCGAAGGTACAAAGAGATTCTTCTCTTTGATAGGACCCTGGCTCAACGCACTTAATAAAGGGCAGGTCCTGTTTGTAGATGAACTGGAACTAAAGTTGCATCCAATGCTTAGTGAACACCTGGTCAAACTCTTCCACGACAAGGATTATAACACGAACAACGCCCAGTTGATAATAACAACCCACAACACCAACCTGCTAAACGATGAGCTCTTCAGGAGGGACCAGATCTGGTTCACTGAAAAAGATGCAGATGTGGGTAACACAAATCTCTACTCGTTGCTGGAATTCCAAGTTCGCAAAGACCAGAATATCCTTAAAGGCTACCTGATGGGAAGATACGGAGCATTACCCTTCATCTCAACCTGAGAGGTCTTTGACATGCCAGACTACAGTCGCAGAAAACGCGGTCAAAGACCCACACGGAATAAAATGCTCATAATCTGTGAAGGTGAGAAGACCGAACCTATGTATTTTGGGAATTACCGGACACCACAGAACAACGTTGATGTCATCCCGATCCCATCAAGCCGTAAAGATGTTGGCAGCATTGTTGAATTTGCTAAAAAGAAGTTGCAAGATTTGGATATCAAAGGCGGTGATTTAATCTGGTGTGTCTTTGACTGCGATGATAACACAGATGATAAAATCTCAACCGCATATAAAAATGCCGGAAAATCTATCAATATATGTCTATCAAACCCTTCATTTGAACTCTGGTTCCTTCTGCATTTCAGTTACATAGAAACCTCACTTCAAAATGATGGTTTGATAGAACTTTTAAAAA is part of the Methanolobus chelungpuianus genome and harbors:
- a CDS encoding winged helix-turn-helix domain-containing protein — encoded protein: MALEDFLGKTSEIKIIDFLSGNSDIAYNQSEISECTGVSRQTVNHKIPMLIYNGIIEIKEKKKNVSYYQLADNKIVKALIGSVFANSFFVAGYEDDEEDVIEDIRKETGPIVYEENACFSYVPETGMSRTLNWKSLKCGSITFEVREKHAIRWSEERGIKALKETPYARQAMTVNQPLASA
- a CDS encoding DUF3467 domain-containing protein, encoding MEDIEEQQENKEIQVVRTPLFGRTYATNALVAITDCDVRIELMNEKFQHEDKWIYHSDHMAILTMQAAKKLLLDLNKKISKYEEENGEIEVNSDRLNVDN
- a CDS encoding AAA family ATPase, which translates into the protein MLIEFKAENFRSIRNEITFSLLASSDRALEENLIELDALKKNDRLLKSAAIYGANASGKSNILLAMFNLQNLVMTSIRNQDGDLLPFEPFKLTPECMSKPSRFSVFFIKNNVRYRYAVSFDRTKIIDEELYYYPNNREALVFERRNTIEFKFTTDKRIQNDISKRTLSNVLYLSNSAQQNYDKTLEAFKWFREDLRIIGARTLSEQGEYTIKMLNQDNTSKKAILKSLERADLGLVDIIASIEDVDLANLPIEILNQIPRIINTNIGKWQKIDINSFHLAKDKDGKEHNILFDFNTEESEGTKRFFSLIGPWLNALNKGQVLFVDELELKLHPMLSEHLVKLFHDKDYNTNNAQLIITTHNTNLLNDELFRRDQIWFTEKDADVGNTNLYSLLEFQVRKDQNILKGYLMGRYGALPFIST
- a CDS encoding RloB family protein, which codes for MPDYSRRKRGQRPTRNKMLIICEGEKTEPMYFGNYRTPQNNVDVIPIPSSRKDVGSIVEFAKKKLQDLDIKGGDLIWCVFDCDDNTDDKISTAYKNAGKSINICLSNPSFELWFLLHFSYIETSLQNDGLIELLKRQIPEYCKNIDCYQILEPLTDTAIKNSKKLEQLHINNGTEINSTKSNPSTQVYKIIEVIKQFNNVPETK